In one Amaranthus tricolor cultivar Red isolate AtriRed21 chromosome 8, ASM2621246v1, whole genome shotgun sequence genomic region, the following are encoded:
- the LOC130820449 gene encoding uncharacterized protein LOC130820449, with amino-acid sequence MARISFCFLLVVVFAISLMFDGTRARFTDELTMSMEEAEMKNELEKEILLKAETMAIVEAELERNPLKEMMLKSEELKCIPCGQNCISSRNCCSPCRCNFGPPVPTCTL; translated from the exons ATGGCAAGAATCTCATTCTGTTTTCTCCTAGTCGTGGTCTTCGCGATATCTCTCATGTTCGATGGAACAC GTGCAAGGTTTACGGATGAGCTAACAATGAGCATGGAGGAGGCCGAAATGAAGAATGAGTTGGAAAAGGAAATATTATTGAAGGCGGAAACAATGGCAATTGTGGAGGCGGAGTTAGAAAGAAATCCACTGAAGGAAATGATGTTAAAAAGTGAAGAATTGAAGTGTATTCCATGTGGACAGAATTGTATCTCCTCAAGAAACTGCTGCTCTCCTTGTCGCTGCAACTTTGGTCCTCCAGTTCCAACATGTACactttga
- the LOC130821771 gene encoding uncharacterized protein LOC130821771 encodes MRHQRDHHIFLMHFLMIFIHFFFNLYSRSVFFDKLHKMLLDSVSVLPLTSDPSSIYYIHPSDTSSQLVSIKFKGDGYGDWRRCMLIALSAKNKVAFVDGSLPKPSSDFVECKPWERFNDLIISWLLFNLDTTIAKSVLYSNIAREIWKDLEDRYGQTSGPQLYALEHQLSEIAQGIQNIAEFYTSIKRIWDEIHSVYPLPSCICNLTQKIHKMQQEQRLIQFLMKLSDDFSNVRSNVLMMQPLPSVNQAYRLLVQEQ; translated from the exons ATGAGGCATCAACGAGATCATCACATATTTCTTATGCACTTCTTGATGATTTTCATACA tttttttttcaatctctATTCAAGATCGGTTTTCTTTgacaaattacacaaaatgcTTTTAGATTCTGTTTCTGTACTTCCACTCACTTCTGATCCTTCTTCCATATACTATATTCATCCTTCTGATACAAGTTCTCAACTAGTTTCTATAAAATTTAAAGGAGATGGTTATGGTGATTGGAGGAGATGTATGTTGATTGCACTTTCTGCAAAGAACAAGGTTGCGTTTGTTGATGGTTCCTTGCCTAAACCTAGTTCTGATTTTGTTGAGTGCAAACCATGGGAGAGATTTAATGATTTGATCATCTCCTGGCTTTTGTTCAACTTGGATACAACCATTGCCAAGTCTGTCTTATATTCCAATATAGCTAGGGAAATCTGGAAGGACCTAGAGGATAGGTATGGGCAAACCTCAGGGCCACAATTATATGCTCTAGAACATCAATTGTCTGAAATTGCTCAAGGCATACAGAATATTGCAGAATTTTACACTAGTATCAAGAGAATTTGGGATGAGATCCACTCCGTCTATCCGCTTCCTTCTTGCATTTGCAATCTTACTCAGAAAATACACAAGATGCAACAAGAACAAAGGTTGATACAATTTCTCATGAAGTTGAGTGATGACTTCAGTAATGTCAGAAGCAATGTGCTAATGATGCAGCCATTGCCCTCAGTGAACCAAGCCTATAGGCTTCTTGTTCAAGAACAATAA